The following are encoded in a window of Telmatobacter sp. DSM 110680 genomic DNA:
- a CDS encoding 30S ribosomal protein S1: MPNVLNPEPESITLNTELETPTLEPATELEAPSSESTSNPETAEVDTAVETQALDADASTEPVAQAAPAQPEHAELVEPVAHVAHAPAEHSPESAEDFSAALEAFEREQAAEAAAVEAYGDKVVSGTVLKQTEKHLVVDVGLKSEGLVPIEQVLDHTGAVKFQPGEVIDVVIEREEPEGGYLVSYEKAQRLRVWDTIEKHANDKTPMMGTVISRVKGGLTVDIGLKAFLPGSQLEIRPVRNLDGYLGQQIEVRVIKLNKKRGNVVVSRKEILEEEQNAKRSTTLEHLGEGAILTGTVKNLTDYGAFVDLGGIDGLLHITDMSWGRLTHPRDLVNVGDEIQVKVLKFDKDKQRVSLGFKQLTPDPWLDASERYPVGAHVHGRVLSVTDYGAFVELEQGIEGLVHLSEMTWSKRLKHPSKLVKPGDEVDTVVLSVNPADRRISLGMKQLMENPWENLTERYPAGTVVEGRVRNLTDFGAFIEIEDGIDGLVHVSNLSWTKRVKHPSEIVKKGEKVKAVVLGVEPQNRRLSLGIKQLQPDVWESFFATHRVGDQVHGKVLRTAQFGAFVEIAEGVEGLCHISEASEVPGEPSKLEAGQEHDFKIIKINVEEKKVGLSLRAVSGHEASRSEVQDYKAEARGGSHKQSVSSGTTTLGDLINWRKNESK, encoded by the coding sequence ATGCCAAACGTCCTCAATCCCGAACCCGAGAGCATAACCCTGAACACCGAACTCGAAACGCCCACCCTCGAACCTGCGACGGAGCTTGAAGCTCCTTCGTCCGAATCCACGTCCAACCCAGAGACCGCCGAAGTAGACACTGCTGTCGAAACCCAAGCGCTGGACGCCGATGCCTCAACCGAGCCTGTAGCCCAGGCCGCTCCCGCACAACCCGAGCACGCGGAACTTGTAGAACCCGTGGCTCACGTTGCGCACGCGCCGGCCGAACACAGCCCCGAATCCGCTGAAGATTTCTCAGCTGCCCTCGAAGCCTTTGAGCGCGAGCAAGCCGCTGAAGCTGCTGCAGTCGAAGCCTATGGCGACAAAGTCGTCTCCGGCACCGTCCTCAAGCAGACTGAAAAACATTTGGTTGTCGACGTAGGTCTCAAGTCCGAGGGCCTTGTGCCCATCGAACAGGTCCTTGATCACACCGGCGCCGTGAAGTTCCAGCCCGGTGAAGTGATCGACGTGGTCATCGAACGCGAAGAGCCCGAAGGTGGCTATCTCGTCAGCTACGAGAAGGCCCAGCGTCTTCGCGTGTGGGACACCATCGAGAAGCATGCCAACGACAAGACCCCGATGATGGGCACTGTCATCAGCCGCGTCAAGGGTGGACTCACGGTCGACATCGGCCTGAAGGCCTTCTTGCCCGGCTCGCAGCTTGAGATTCGTCCCGTCCGCAACCTCGACGGTTATCTCGGCCAGCAAATTGAAGTCCGCGTCATCAAGCTCAATAAAAAGCGCGGCAACGTGGTCGTCTCCCGCAAAGAGATCCTCGAAGAAGAGCAGAACGCCAAGCGTTCCACCACTCTCGAGCATCTCGGCGAAGGTGCCATCCTCACCGGCACCGTCAAGAACCTCACCGACTACGGTGCGTTCGTCGACCTCGGTGGCATCGATGGCCTGCTTCACATCACCGACATGAGCTGGGGACGCCTCACCCATCCCCGCGATCTGGTCAACGTCGGCGACGAGATTCAGGTCAAGGTGCTCAAATTCGACAAAGATAAGCAGCGCGTCTCCCTCGGATTCAAGCAGCTCACGCCTGATCCGTGGCTAGATGCCTCTGAACGCTATCCCGTTGGCGCACACGTCCACGGCCGCGTTCTCTCGGTTACTGACTACGGTGCGTTCGTTGAGCTTGAGCAGGGAATCGAAGGCCTGGTTCATCTTTCCGAGATGACCTGGTCGAAGCGCCTCAAGCACCCCTCCAAGCTGGTCAAGCCCGGCGACGAGGTCGACACGGTTGTCCTCAGTGTCAATCCCGCCGACCGCCGCATCTCGCTCGGCATGAAGCAGCTGATGGAGAATCCATGGGAGAACCTCACTGAGCGTTATCCCGCTGGAACCGTGGTCGAGGGTCGCGTTCGCAACCTCACCGACTTCGGCGCCTTCATCGAAATCGAGGATGGCATCGACGGCCTTGTCCACGTCTCCAACCTGAGCTGGACAAAGCGCGTCAAGCATCCTTCTGAAATCGTCAAGAAGGGTGAAAAGGTCAAGGCAGTTGTTCTCGGCGTCGAGCCGCAGAACCGCCGCCTCTCCTTGGGCATCAAGCAGCTTCAACCCGATGTATGGGAAAGCTTCTTCGCCACTCATCGTGTCGGTGATCAAGTCCATGGCAAGGTGCTTCGCACCGCGCAGTTCGGCGCTTTCGTTGAAATCGCCGAGGGCGTTGAAGGCCTCTGCCATATCTCTGAAGCCAGCGAAGTGCCCGGCGAGCCCTCCAAGCTCGAAGCCGGTCAGGAGCACGACTTCAAGATCATCAAGATCAACGTCGAAGAGAAGAAGGTGGGTCTCAGCCTACGTGCGGTGTCCGGCCACGAAGCCAGCCGCTCAGAGGTTCAGGACTACAAGGCGGAAGCTCGCGGCGGAAGCCACAAGCAGTCCGTCTCCAGCGGCACCACCACCCTCGGCGACCTCATCAATTGGCGCAAGAACGAGTCTAAGTAG
- a CDS encoding aldo/keto reductase, with the protein MAINTSRREFLSAGLMLPVAGAASKINFLDSGDKLTTAQPRTPVKLTQRTLGQTGLKVTSVGFGCMITSDPSVIERAADIGINYFDTARGYQHGNNERMVGAALGAKRKNLILSTKSPTDNKEGLLKDLDTSLAELKTDYVDIWYLHAKDTPAAIHDDMIEAQQIAKQQGKIRFAGMSTHALPKMTQWTIDKMAFDVVLTVYNFTMDQKMDEAIAAVAKTGTGVVAMKIMAGGTRAHRPGEPVDPRTQREGAMLAALKWVLKQPHIGTTIPSMTDMDQLDENLRAMSESFSTADEKILAGRLEQIKPLYCRFCGECDGACQKGLQVADTLRILTYADGYGQFALARERFNELPSRHAKVRCGDCTECTVQCPHGVRVSERMSRAQELFA; encoded by the coding sequence ATGGCAATCAATACATCTCGTCGCGAGTTTTTGTCGGCCGGGTTGATGCTGCCCGTCGCCGGCGCTGCCTCCAAAATCAACTTCCTCGATTCCGGCGATAAGCTAACCACTGCGCAGCCTAGAACTCCTGTCAAGCTCACCCAACGCACTCTCGGCCAGACCGGCCTGAAGGTGACAAGCGTCGGCTTCGGCTGCATGATTACATCCGACCCCAGCGTTATCGAGCGCGCAGCCGACATCGGCATCAACTACTTCGACACCGCCCGCGGCTACCAGCACGGCAACAACGAACGCATGGTTGGTGCGGCGCTCGGCGCGAAACGCAAGAATCTCATCCTCTCCACCAAGTCCCCCACTGACAACAAAGAGGGTCTGCTGAAGGACTTGGACACCAGCCTCGCCGAACTCAAGACCGACTACGTCGATATCTGGTATCTCCACGCTAAGGACACGCCTGCAGCGATTCACGACGACATGATCGAAGCGCAGCAGATTGCGAAGCAGCAGGGGAAGATCCGCTTCGCCGGCATGAGCACCCACGCTCTCCCCAAGATGACTCAGTGGACAATCGACAAGATGGCCTTTGACGTCGTCCTTACCGTCTACAACTTCACCATGGATCAGAAGATGGACGAGGCCATCGCCGCCGTAGCAAAGACCGGCACCGGCGTTGTCGCCATGAAGATCATGGCTGGAGGGACCCGCGCCCATCGTCCCGGCGAACCCGTCGACCCACGCACGCAACGCGAAGGCGCCATGCTCGCTGCGCTCAAGTGGGTCCTCAAACAGCCCCACATCGGCACCACCATCCCCAGCATGACTGACATGGATCAGCTCGACGAGAATCTCCGCGCGATGTCCGAGAGTTTTTCGACTGCTGATGAAAAGATCCTTGCCGGCCGCCTCGAACAGATCAAGCCACTCTACTGCCGGTTCTGCGGAGAATGCGACGGAGCCTGCCAGAAGGGTCTCCAGGTAGCCGACACTCTTCGCATCCTTACCTACGCCGACGGGTACGGCCAATTCGCGCTCGCCCGCGAGCGTTTCAACGAACTGCCGTCTCGCCACGCCAAGGTTCGCTGCGGTGATTGCACCGAATGCACTGTTCAGTGTCCTCACGGCGTGCGGGTCTCTGAGCGTATGTCCCGCGCCCAGGAACTCTTTGCATGA
- a CDS encoding DUF6599 family protein: protein MKFFFCFWICFVGAITAGAQNYLDCHFAPGWEQSGLKRQYTPDNLFDYRDGAAEGYLAFSFTGMQGIDCKSGTTMLSIDVSDMTDAESAYGMFATNRDPQQPIVKIGMGAQLLPQSLLFAKGKYFVEIVETDGSTDSNQTAALQTLAAKIEPLLEGRNTPPETLSWFPTENQISARLVPESVLGLKILKRGYVATYNHGQAFIVIEQSPESAAEVMKKLRDRLGPTSTAAIADEAFQLKAPYLDGICIFRKGRTIAGYTNLPDSQSATTQALILAARIP from the coding sequence ATGAAGTTCTTTTTCTGTTTCTGGATCTGTTTCGTTGGAGCTATAACGGCTGGCGCACAAAATTACCTCGACTGCCACTTTGCGCCCGGGTGGGAACAATCCGGGCTAAAGCGGCAGTACACGCCTGACAATCTCTTCGACTACCGCGACGGCGCCGCCGAAGGCTATCTCGCCTTCAGCTTTACAGGCATGCAGGGCATTGACTGCAAGTCCGGCACCACAATGCTCTCCATCGACGTCTCCGATATGACTGACGCCGAATCCGCCTACGGCATGTTTGCCACCAACCGTGACCCACAGCAGCCGATCGTAAAAATTGGCATGGGCGCGCAACTTCTTCCGCAAAGCCTGCTCTTCGCCAAAGGCAAATACTTCGTTGAGATCGTTGAAACCGACGGCAGCACCGATTCTAACCAGACCGCCGCACTCCAGACACTCGCTGCCAAAATTGAACCGCTTCTCGAAGGCCGCAACACACCGCCCGAGACGCTCAGTTGGTTTCCAACCGAAAATCAAATCTCCGCTCGCCTCGTGCCTGAGAGCGTCCTCGGTCTAAAAATCCTCAAGCGCGGATACGTCGCGACATACAACCACGGCCAGGCATTCATCGTCATCGAGCAGTCACCCGAATCCGCCGCCGAAGTGATGAAAAAACTCCGCGACCGATTGGGACCGACCAGCACCGCGGCTATTGCCGACGAAGCCTTCCAACTCAAGGCCCCATATCTCGACGGCATCTGCATCTTCCGCAAAGGCCGAACCATTGCCGGCTATACGAACCTTCCCGATTCGCAGTCAGCTACAACACAAGCTCTCATCCTTGCCGCCCGAATCCCGTAA
- a CDS encoding MFS transporter — protein MQTEAAKEITAASPAVSSNGGTWQIISFTSLSFVVYLAIGLPLAILPEYVHMRMGFHASLAGLVISIQYIATFLSRPWAGRISDRKGAKISVLWGMSACTLSGLLMLAAAALHRDPAWLSLTFLITSRLVLGVGESLGLHRCNALGNL, from the coding sequence ATGCAAACTGAAGCAGCTAAGGAAATAACTGCCGCATCGCCCGCCGTGTCTTCCAATGGCGGCACATGGCAAATCATCAGCTTCACGTCGCTAAGTTTCGTCGTCTATCTCGCCATCGGCCTGCCCCTCGCCATCCTGCCCGAATACGTCCACATGCGGATGGGCTTTCACGCATCGCTAGCAGGCCTGGTCATCAGCATCCAGTACATCGCCACGTTCCTCAGCCGTCCATGGGCTGGCCGCATCTCCGATCGCAAAGGCGCAAAAATCTCTGTCCTCTGGGGCATGAGCGCCTGCACACTCAGCGGATTGCTGATGCTTGCAGCCGCGGCTCTTCACCGCGATCCAGCGTGGCTTAGCCTCACCTTCCTCATTACCAGCCGACTCGTCCTCGGAGTGGGCGAAAGTCTCGGCCTCCACAGGTGCAACGCTCTGGGGAATCTCTAG
- a CDS encoding MFS transporter, with amino-acid sequence METHWGLSSVAILTIVIGALAYLWAAFKPPVPVVAGEHLPFRNVLGRVTPHGMGLALGGVGYSALATFVTLFYVSRHWDGAALCLTAFGTAFIVARLLFIRTIGTFGGFPVAKICLIVESLGVLLLWRSVSPWMALCGAALTGFGYSLVFPALGVEAVERVPVENRGTALGVYTVFADVSFFMVGPVAGAVIGAFGYASVFLFALLCVLAALTIVLILARNKSHPVLASVD; translated from the coding sequence ATGGAAACGCACTGGGGCCTGTCTTCTGTCGCGATTCTCACCATCGTTATCGGCGCACTTGCATATCTCTGGGCCGCATTCAAGCCACCCGTTCCCGTCGTTGCTGGCGAACATCTTCCATTCCGTAACGTACTCGGCCGCGTCACTCCGCACGGCATGGGACTCGCGCTTGGCGGCGTAGGCTACAGCGCCCTTGCCACCTTCGTTACGCTCTTCTACGTCAGCCGCCACTGGGACGGCGCAGCCCTCTGCCTCACCGCGTTCGGAACCGCATTCATCGTCGCCCGCCTGCTCTTCATTCGCACCATCGGCACCTTCGGCGGATTTCCCGTCGCCAAGATTTGCCTCATTGTCGAATCTCTCGGCGTACTGCTGTTATGGCGATCCGTCTCGCCCTGGATGGCCCTCTGCGGCGCAGCCCTCACCGGTTTCGGATACTCGCTCGTCTTTCCCGCACTCGGCGTGGAAGCTGTTGAACGCGTACCCGTAGAAAATCGTGGCACCGCTCTCGGTGTCTACACTGTCTTCGCCGACGTCTCGTTTTTCATGGTCGGCCCGGTCGCAGGAGCTGTTATCGGCGCCTTCGGATACGCCAGCGTATTCCTCTTCGCTCTCCTCTGCGTCTTGGCGGCCCTCACAATCGTTCTAATCCTCGCCAGAAATAAATCCCACCCTGTCCTTGCAAGCGTCGATTAG
- the mtaB gene encoding tRNA (N(6)-L-threonylcarbamoyladenosine(37)-C(2))-methylthiotransferase MtaB, translated as MPSLVHIENFGCRAARADGEAIAALLRTAGVHESQTPDADVVIVNTCSVTAEADREARAYIRRAHRLNPTARIIATGCYAQRAPQELAAISGVSAVIGNSHKALAPEIALGLMNADSVSSSNYGLIQIHSAQSGVAPPQVVLADDSFAHSFLEEAPITSGAQTRPNLKIQEGCSNRCSFCVIPQTRGNSRSLSGNSILSHVHNFVASGGNELVLSGINLGRWGRDLDPAQSFPRTFAALVRAIIEQTNLPRLRLSSIEPMDWDADLIAIMSEYGGTHLARHAHLPLQSGSDSVLRRMHRRYRPWHYADKVAALRQAAGPSLTLGADVMVGFPGETDREFQETCDFIRSLPFGYLHLFPFSPRPGTRAWTLHAASPVPQPVAQQRMATLRALAAEKMRAHRRQFIGTELDAITLHTPPELASANCTSALTENFLPVEVAGATPANQLIRLCLTGMGPDATLIATPARPSNYLPNPHLDARSVLPEPTLEIAY; from the coding sequence GTGCCGTCCCTTGTCCACATCGAAAACTTCGGTTGCCGCGCCGCCCGCGCCGACGGAGAAGCCATCGCCGCACTTCTCCGCACCGCTGGCGTTCACGAAAGCCAGACCCCCGATGCCGATGTGGTCATCGTCAACACCTGCAGCGTCACCGCCGAAGCCGATCGCGAAGCCCGCGCCTATATCCGCCGCGCCCATCGCCTCAACCCCACTGCCCGTATCATCGCTACCGGCTGCTACGCCCAGCGCGCTCCCCAGGAACTAGCCGCCATCTCCGGCGTGTCAGCTGTCATCGGCAACAGCCACAAAGCCCTCGCCCCCGAAATTGCGCTCGGACTGATGAATGCAGATTCAGTGTCCTCGAGCAACTATGGATTGATCCAGATTCACTCGGCGCAATCCGGGGTGGCCCCACCGCAGGTGGTGCTGGCCGACGACTCCTTCGCGCATTCCTTTCTCGAAGAAGCCCCGATCACCTCCGGTGCGCAAACCCGACCCAATCTCAAGATCCAGGAAGGCTGCTCCAATCGCTGTTCGTTCTGTGTAATTCCGCAGACCCGCGGCAACTCCCGCAGCCTCTCGGGAAACTCAATCTTGTCCCACGTCCACAACTTCGTCGCCTCGGGCGGAAATGAACTTGTCCTCTCCGGAATTAACCTCGGGAGGTGGGGTCGGGATCTCGATCCAGCACAATCTTTCCCCCGCACGTTCGCCGCGCTCGTCCGCGCAATCATCGAACAAACCAATCTGCCAAGACTCCGCCTCAGTTCCATTGAACCCATGGATTGGGACGCCGATCTCATCGCTATCATGTCGGAATACGGCGGAACGCATCTAGCCCGCCACGCCCATCTTCCCTTGCAGTCGGGTTCCGACTCTGTGCTTCGCCGGATGCATCGCCGCTACCGACCATGGCACTACGCAGATAAAGTTGCAGCCCTGCGTCAAGCCGCCGGCCCTTCGCTCACTCTCGGCGCCGACGTCATGGTCGGATTCCCCGGCGAAACTGATCGCGAATTTCAGGAGACCTGCGACTTCATCCGTTCACTCCCCTTCGGCTACCTCCATCTTTTCCCGTTTTCGCCCCGCCCGGGAACGCGTGCATGGACGTTGCACGCCGCATCTCCCGTACCGCAACCTGTCGCTCAACAGCGCATGGCAACCCTGCGCGCTCTCGCTGCCGAAAAGATGCGCGCTCACCGCCGCCAATTTATCGGCACCGAACTCGACGCCATTACGCTCCACACTCCACCGGAACTCGCCTCCGCCAATTGCACCTCCGCACTTACTGAGAACTTCCTGCCCGTCGAAGTCGCAGGGGCAACTCCCGCCAACCAACTGATCCGGCTCTGCCTGACCGGTATGGGGCCCGATGCGACTCTCATCGCAACCCCCGCCCGGCCTTCCAATTACCTGCCGAATCCCCATCTCGATGCGCGTTCCGTTTTGCCGGAGCCAACCCTCGAAATCGCCTATTGA
- the infC gene encoding translation initiation factor IF-3, translated as MALDKRSAKSFIRINDRIRAREIRVIDENGEQMGILAPFEALKIARERGLDLVEVSPNAVPPVCRIQDYGRFLYEKEKSERAAKKKQKVIVVKEVKFSVTVDEHDYQTKKNQAVKFLQGGDKVKASLRFRGRQMAHRDLGYNIINRFIRDVGDTGVVEFMPRMEGTILHAIIAPSKRPEGQKPKPPAPPQQPQQTRPPAPPAS; from the coding sequence ATCGCACTCGACAAACGTTCGGCTAAGTCTTTTATCCGCATCAACGATCGCATTCGCGCCCGCGAAATTCGCGTGATCGACGAAAACGGCGAACAAATGGGCATCCTGGCCCCATTCGAAGCGCTCAAAATCGCCCGGGAGCGTGGCCTCGACTTGGTCGAAGTCTCACCCAACGCCGTCCCTCCCGTCTGCCGCATTCAGGATTACGGCCGCTTCCTGTACGAAAAAGAAAAGTCAGAGCGAGCCGCCAAGAAGAAGCAGAAGGTTATCGTCGTCAAGGAAGTCAAGTTCTCCGTCACGGTCGACGAGCACGACTACCAGACCAAGAAGAATCAGGCTGTGAAGTTTCTGCAGGGCGGCGACAAGGTGAAAGCGAGTCTTCGCTTCCGCGGCCGCCAGATGGCACATCGCGACTTGGGGTACAACATCATCAACCGCTTTATCCGGGATGTTGGCGACACCGGTGTTGTCGAGTTCATGCCGCGCATGGAAGGCACGATCCTGCACGCGATCATCGCGCCCAGCAAACGTCCCGAAGGCCAGAAGCCCAAACCGCCCGCGCCTCCGCAGCAGCCGCAGCAAACCCGCCCACCAGCACCGCCAGCTTCGTAG